A genome region from Pseudorca crassidens isolate mPseCra1 chromosome 20, mPseCra1.hap1, whole genome shotgun sequence includes the following:
- the BLVRB gene encoding flavin reductase (NADPH), whose product MAVKKIAIFGATGRTGLTTLAQAVQAGYEVTVLVRDTSRLPSEGPQPAHVIVGDVRQAADVDKTVAGQDAVIVLLGTGNDLSPTTVMSKGAQNIVAAMKAHGVDKVVACTSAFLLWDPSKVPPRLQDVTDDHIRMHKILQQSGLKYVAVMPPHIGDQPLTGAYSVTLDGRGPSRVISKHDLGHFMLRCLTTDEYNGHSTYPSHQYD is encoded by the exons ATGGCCGTCAAGAAGATTGCCATCTTCGGCGCCACCGGAAGGACCGGGCTCACCACCCTGGCGCAGGCGGTGCAAGCAG GCTATGAGGTGACAGTGCTGGTGCGGGACACCTCCAGGCTGCCCTCAGAGGGGCCCCAGCCGGCCCACGTGATAGTGGGTGACGTTCGGCAGGCGGCCGATGTGGACAAGACTGTGGCGGGGCAGGACGCCGTCATCGTGCTGCTGGGCACCGGCAATGACCTCA GTCCTACCACAGTGATGTCCAAGGGTGCCCAGAACATTGTGGCGGCCATGAAGGCCCACGGAGTGGACAAGGTCGTGGCCTGCACCTCGG CCTTCCTCCTGTGGGACCCGTCCAAGGTGCCCCCAAGACTGCAGGATGTGACTGATGACCATATCCGGATGCACAAGATACTGCAGCAGTCGGGCCTGAAGTACGTGGCTGTGATGCCACCACACATAG GAGACCAACCGCTGACTGGGGCCTACTCAGTGACCCTGGATGGACGAGGGCCCTCGAGGGTCATCTCCAAACACGACCTGGGCCACTTCATGCTGCGCTGCCTCACCACTGATGAGTACAACGGGCACAGCACCTACCCCTCCCATCAGTACGACTAG